The genomic DNA CCGCGCCACGCTCCGGGGCGGCCTCCCGGACCGGTACCTCACCCCCGACGACATCGCCGAGATGTTCGAGGTGCCCAAAGAGACCGTCTACCAGTGGCGCAAGAAGAACACCGGCCCGCCCAGCTTCCGCATCGGCAAGTACGTGCGCTACGACCCCGCCGACGTTCGCGCCTACGTCACCCAACGCAAGACCGACGACCGCACCGCCGCCTGACATAGCCCCAATCGCACAGCTCAACACCCCAGGGAGGGCCCCCGTGGCCCTCCCTTCCCATGTCCAGAAGGGACCGCCACCACATGGCCGGCCACATCCAAGACCGCTGGTACAAGACCGAAACCGATGCCCACGGTAAGACCGTCCGACTCAAGTCCGACCGTCATGGAACCGGCCTGCGCTACCGCGCCCGCTACGTCGGCCCCGACGGCGCCGAGAAGTCCAAGAGCTTCCCCGACGGACAGAAGCGCGTCGCCGAGAAGTGGCTGTCTCAGATCGAGGCGGACATGACCCGCGGTCAGTACATCGACCCGCGCGCCGGGCGCCTGACGGTCCGGCAGCACGCGGAACGGTGGCTGGCGTCGCTGACCATCGACCCCGGCACCTTCGTGAGCACAGAGCAGCGCGTGCGCCTGCACGTAGTGCCGCACTTGGGCAGTCGGTCGCTGGACTCGCTGAAGCCGATTCACGTTCGTGAGTGGCTGCGGAAGCTTCAGGATGGCGGGGTGGCGCCCGCCTATCAGCGGGTCATCTTCGCCAACCTCAATGCGATGTTGGGGGCAGCCGTTGACGACCGCTTGATCTCGCACAACCCTTGCCGTTCGTCGTCGGTGAAGGCGCCCAAGCTGGAACCCCGCCGGATCGTGCCGTGGAGGCCTGAGCGCGTGCTGGCCATGCGTTCGGCACTGCCGGAGCGGTACCGGGGGATGGTGGACCTGGCCGGCGGATGCGGCATGCGGCAGGGCGAAGTGCTCGGTCTGGCCGCTGACGACGTGGACTTCGCAGAAGATGTCGTGCACGTCGTGCGACAGGTCAAGCTCATCGCCGGGAAGCAGGTGTTCGCCCTGCCCAAGGGCGGCAAGACGCGCACCGTCCCGCTGCCTGAGAGCGTCGCGCGGTCGCTTGAGGACCACATCGCGAAGCATCCGCCCACAGCCGTATCGCTGCCGTGGCGGTCAGTCGACGGCCCGCCGGTGACCGCCGCCCTGCTCTTCACCAACGTTGGAGGGCACGCGGTCAACCGCGGCGTCTTCAACCGTCTGGCGTGGCGCCCCGCCCTCGACACCGTGGGCGTCCCGCGCGGCAGGGAGAACGGCATGCACGCCCTGAGGCACTTCTACGCGTCCGTTCTGCTGGACGCCGGCGAGAACATCAAGGCTCTGTCCGAGTACCTGGGACACCACGACCCGGGCTTCACGCTGCGGACGTACACGCACCTGATGCCGAGCAGCGAGAAGCGCACACGGGAAGCGGTGAACGGCGTGTTCGAGGACGGCCCGAAGGTGGATGACGGCCCCACCACGGCCCAGGGGTCGTAAGGGAGGGGGAAACGACCAGGTCAAGCCACAAGTCAGGTCAGTAGCGCATGTTGAGATAGCCCAGGAACTCGTCGTGCAGGATGCCGTTCGACGCCGCCGCGTTTCCGCTGTGCGGGCCCGGGCGGCCGTCGAGGCCCGTGAAGGTGCCGCCGGCCTCGGTGACGATGATCGCGGTCGCCGCCATGTCCCACAGGTTGAGTTCGGGTTCGGCGCAGATGTCGACCGAACCCTCGGCGACCATCATGTAGGGCCAGAAGTCGCCGTACGCGCGCGTGCGCCACACCTCGCGGGTCAGGTCGAGGAAGCCGCCGAGGCGGCCCTGGTCCTCCCAGCCGGTGAGCGAGGAGTACGCGAAGGAGGCGTCCGTCAGCTTCGAGACCTGGGAGACGCGCAGCCGGGACGCGGAGGACAGGCTGCGGCCGGTGTAGGCGCCGTGGCCCTTCGCGGCCCACCAGCGGCGGCCGAGCGCGGGTGCGGAGACCAGGCCGACGACGGGCTGGAAGCCGCCCTCCGCCGCCTCCATCAGGGAGATCAGCGTGGCCCAGACCGGGACGCCGCGTACGTAGTTCTTCGTGCCGTCGATCGGGTCGATCACCCAGCGGCGCGGGCCGGTGCCCTCGCTGCCGTATTCCTCGCCGATGACCGCGTCGCGCGGGCGTGCGCGCTGCAGATGACCGCGGATGACTTCCTCGGCCGCCTTGTCCGCCTCGGTCACCGGAGTCATGTCCGGCTTGGTCTCGACCTTGAGATCGAGCGCCTTGAACCGCGCGGTCGTCGCGGCGTCGGCGGCGTCCGCGAGGACGTGGGCGAGGCGCAGGTCATCGTGATAGTCGGCCATGCGTGCACCGTATCTTCAGGGGTTGCGCCGGGGCTACAGGGTCCGGTGGGCGAAACGGGAGGTGGGGGACCGTCGTGCCCTGCCCCGGAGCGGCACTCTCCCGGTCAACTCCCGCGCGCGGCGGCCGAAGTGCGCCCCCCGGCACCGCCGCGAACCCTTGACAGTGCTCCCGCGCGCGTCAAATCTGGGCGCAGAGCCGCTCGCCCCAGGGAGGCGAATGATGCCTGCAGCGCGGGAATCCCTGCTGGACGCCGCCTATACGGCGCTGGCGCGCCGGTCGTGGTCCACCGTACGGATGGTGGACGTGGCCGCCGCCGCCGGAGTGTCCCGGCAGACGCTGTACAACGAGTTCGGGAGCAAGGAGGGGCTCGCGCGGGCGCTGGTCAGAAGGGAGGCCGACGGGTATCTCGTCGGCGTCGAGCGGGCGCTCGGAAGTCACAGCGACGCCCGCGAGCGGCTGACCGCGACCGCCGAGTGGACCGCGTCGGCGGCCCGCGAGAACGCGCTGGTACGGGCGATGCTCACCGGCTGCTGGAGCGAACGGCTGCCCGCGCCGACCCTCTCCGCGGTGCCGTCCTCCTCCGCCGTACCGGCACAGCGCCGGGCCGACGGGCCGCTGCCCTCACCCGGTGACTTCGTGGCCGTCGTCCGCGACCGTGCCGTGGCCGCGCTCGTCGGACCCGGGGCCGTGCGGCCGGACACCGCCGACCTGGCCCGCTCCTGCGAACTCGTCGTACGGCTGGCGCTGTCCTGTGTGGCGGCGCCACCGGGCGAGGGCGGCGTGGGTGAACTCGTACGGAGTGCGCTGACGCCGGCCCATCGGGCGCTGACCTAGGAAGTCAGTGCGCGGAACCGGACAGTTGCAGTCCGATCACCCCGACGATGACGAGGCTGATCGACACGAGCTTCAGCGTCGACACCAGGTCGCCGAGGAAGACCATGCCGTAGATCGCGGTGCCGGCCGCGCCGATGCCGGTCCACACGGCGTACGCGGGACCCACGTCGAGCTTCTTCAGGGAGAGGGTGAGCAGGCCGAAACTGCCCAGCGCGAAGGAGCAGAAGGCGACCGTGGGCCACAGACGGGTGAAGCCGTGGGACAGCTTCAGGCACACGGCGAACCCGGTCTCCAGAATTCCGGCCACGACAACCAGCAGCCACGCCATGTGCTGTCCTCCCGTTTGTCCGGCTCGGTGCGATTATGCACTTACCGAACTTGAGTCCCCACAAACACGCGGTGGTCAGTCGCCGTCGGTTCGCTCACGCGTGGCCAACAACCGGCGCAGCGAGTACAGCCGCTGCGGATCGGCGTGACCGTCGGCCACCCACTGGTCCAGCGCGCAGTCCGGCTCGTCGTGGCTGCACGCGCGCGGGCAGTTCTCGGTGCCCGGCTCCAGGTCGGGGAACGCCTTGATCACCCGGGACGGGTCCACGTGGTGCAGGCCGAAGGAGCGGACGCCCGGGGTGTCGACGACCCAGCCCGAGTCGTCCGGCAGCGGGATCGCGCGCGCCGAGGTCGTGGTGTGCCGGCCGCGCCCGGTGACGGCGTTGACGATGCCGGTGCTGCGCCGCCGCTCCAGCGAGACCAGCGCGTTCACGAGGGTCGTCTTGCCGACACCGGAGTGCCCGACGAACGCGGTGATCTTGCCGTCCAGTTGCTTGCGGACCCGCTCCACCGCGCTGCCGTTCTCCAGCTCCTCGCGGCTCGTGACGACGTAGGGAACGCCCAACGCGCCGTACATCTCCAGGAGTTCGTCGGGTGACGCGAGGTCCGACTTGGTCAGCACGAGCAGCGGGTCGAGGCCGCCGTCGTAGGCCGCGACCAGGCAGCGGTCGATGAGGCGGGGGCGCGGCTCGGGGTCGGCGAGGGCGGTGACGATGGCGAGCTGGTCGGCGTTGGCGACGACCACGCGCTCGTACGGATCGTCGTCGTCGGCCGTGCGGCGCAGCACCGAGGTGCGCGGCTCGATGCGGATGATGCGGGCGAGGGTGTCCTTGTCGCCGGACAGGTCGCCGATGATGCCGACCCGGTCGCCGACCACCGCCGCCTTCCGGCCCAGTTCGCGGGCCTTGACCGCCATCACGACCCGGTCCTCGACGAGGCAGGTCAGCCGGCCCCGGTCGACGGTGAGGACCATGCCCTCGACCGCTTCCTCGTGCTTGGGGCGGATGTTGGTGCGCGGCCGGTTGCCCTTGCGGTTCGGGCGCTGGCGGATGTCGTCCTCGTCGGTGTTCTTGCCGTAGCGACGCATGGCGTGAGTCCCCTACGCCCCATCGCTCCCGAGCATCCCGGCCCACAGGTCGGGGAAGTCCGGAAGGGTCTTCGCGGTCGTCGCCACGTTCTCGATCTGCACGCCCTCGACCGCGAGGCCGATGATCGCGCCCGCGGTGGCCATGCGGTGGTCCTCGTAGGTGTGGAAGATCCCGCCGTGCAGGCGGCGCGGGCGGATGCGCAGACCGTCGGCGGTCTCGGTCACGTCACCGCCCAGCTCGTTGATCTCCTTGGTGAGCGCGGCCAGCCGGTCGGTCTCGTGCAGGCGCAGGTGGGAGACGCCCCGGAGGGTCGAGGGGGAGTCGGCGAGGGCGGCGACGGCCGCGATACCGGGGGTCAGTTCGCCGACCTCGCCCAGGTCCACGTCGATGCCGTGGATCGCACCCGAACCGGTGAACTCCAGCCCGTACTCGGTGAGTTCGCAGGAACCACCCATCTCGGTGAAGATCTCCCGCAGCCGGTCGCCGGGCTGGGTGGTCCGCGCCGGCCAGTCCGGTACGACCACCTTGCCGCCGGTCACGAGCGCCGCCGCGAGGAAGGGCTGGGCGTTCGACAGATCCGGCTCGACGGTCAGGTCGCGGCCGAGCAGCGCGCCCGGGGTCACCCGCCAGACGTTGGGCTCGCCGCCCGACTCCGGGGTGTCCACCTGGGCGCCGACCGCGCGCAGCATGTCCACGGTCATGCGGATGTGCGGCATGGAGGGGAGGGAGGAGCCGGTGTGGCGGACCTCGACGCCCATGTTGAAGCGCGGGCCCGAGAGCAGGAGGGCGCTCACGAACTGGGACGACGAGGACGCGTCGATCTCCACCGGGCCGCCGTCCAGCGCGCCCCCGCCGTGCACGGTCAGGGGCAGCGCGCCCCGGCCGTCGTCGTCGATCCGGGCGCCGAGGACGCGCAGGGCGTCGATCACTCCGTGCAGGGGGCGTTCGTACGACCTCGGGTCGCCGTCGAAGCGGATGGGGCCGTCGGCCAGGGCGGCGACGGGGGGCAGGAAGCGCATCACGGTGCCCGCGTTGCCGACGTCGATCGTGGCCGGGCCGTGCAGGCCGGACGGGATGACCCGCCAGAACTCTCCGGAGCCCTTCTCCGTGCCCACGCCCTCCTCGATGCCCACGCCCATCGCGCGCAGGGCGCCGGCCATCAGGAGGGTGTCCCGGGAGCGGAGGGGGCGGCGCAGCCAGCCCGGTTCGCTGGCGAGGGCGGCGAGGACGAGGGCGCGGTTGGTGACGGACTTGGACCCCGGGACGTGGACCGTCGCGTCGACGGCTCCGCGGGCGTGGGGGGCGGGCCAGAGGGCGGTTTGGTCGTTGTTCGGGGCCATGTGACCCACTGTATAAGTAGGCCGTCTTTCGGGTGCCGCGCCGTTGGGGCCGGTCGCGCCCGCGCGGCGGAGCCGCACATGGATACAGGCCCGCGCCCCTGGTGACTTGCCCCTTCGGGGCTTGTCAAAATTCCAACAACCACCTGCCGCCGCCTATCAGCGAGCACAGGGACACCAGGTGGAAGAGGAACAGCCACAACCCCGCCGGTACGTGCGTCAGGCGCGCGAGTTGGTCCGCGTCCGAGTCGCCCGCTCCGCCCCTCGACCTCTTCGCCTGGAGTTCGAAAGCGGGACGCACTCCACCCAGCAGCAGGAACCACACCACCGCGTACGCGAACGCCGCCTGGACCTGGGGGCCTGTCAGCCAGGAAACGAGCAGGAAGGCCGCGCCGCTGAGGACGACCGTGAGGGCGCCGTAGGCGTTGCGGATCATCACCAGCATGGCTATCAGGAGGAGGGTCGACAGCCACAGGAGGAGGGTGATGTGGCCGGCGCCCAGGAGGGCCGCGCCGCCCAGGCCCAGGAGCGGGGGAGCGGTGTAGCCGGCGGCTGCCGTGAGGATCATGCCGAGGCCGTGCGGCTTGCCGCGGCTGACCGTGAGGCCGCTGGTGTCGGAGTGCAGGCGGATGCCGGTGAGGGTGCGGCCGGTGAGGAGGGCCACCAGGCCGTGGCCGCCCTCGTGGGCGATGGTGATGGCGTTGCGGGAGAGGCGCCACAGACCGTGCGGGACGACCACGGCCAGCGCGGCGACCATGGTGGCGATCACCACCCACAGATCAGGGTCGGGCTGGCTGCCGAAGACCTCGTCCCAGAGGGCGGGTATCGAGGCGATTGCGGTGCTGTCCATTGGTGGCGGAGGCTCCCGTGGGTGTGGATCGACAGGGGCTGGCGCGTAGCGCCATCGTTGGGGGGTGGTGGTCGGGCGACGGGCGGGCCTGGCAGTCTGGCACGTATGTGCGGACGGTATGCAGCGAGTCGTGGGCCCGAGGATCTCGCAGGAGTCTTTGAGATCGAGAAGTGGGAGCCCGAGGAGGTTCTGGCCCCCGACTACAACGTGGCCCCGACCAAAGAGGTCTATGCAGTCCTCGACCGTCCACTTAAGGACGCGGACAGCCCGGAGCCGGTTCGACAGCTCCGGAAGCTGAAGTGGGGGCTGGTGCCGAGCTGGTCCAAGACTCCCGAGGGCGGTGCGCGGATGATCAACGCCCGCGCGGAGACCGTGCACGAGAAGCCGTCGTACCGTCGCGCCTTCTCGGCCCGGCGCTGCATCATCCCCGCCGACGGCTACTACGAGTGGGTCACCGCCAAGGACGAGCGGGAGCTGGAGGTCGAGGGCAAGAAGAAGCGGCAGCGCAAGCAGCCGTACTTCGTGCTCCCCGCCGACGGGTCGGTGTTCGCGATGGCCGGGCTGTACGAGTTCTGGCGGGACCGGACCCTGCCCGACGACCATCCGCTGGCCTGGTGGGTCACCTGCTCGGTGATCACGACCGAGGCGGAGACGACCCCGCTGGCGGTGCCCCCGGCCGAGGGGCCGCACGCGCTGGCCGACATCCACCCCCGGATGCCCCTGATGCTCACCCCGGACCGCTGGGACTCCTGGCTCGACCCCGCCCGCACCGACCCGGACGAGCTGCGCGAGCTGCTCGACCCGCCGCCGGCCGGGCTGTTGCGCGCGTATCCGGTGTCGACGGCTGTCAGCAACGTCCGCAACAACGGACCGGAGCTGCTGAAGGAACTGGAAGGTCCCGAAGAAGGCACACTTTTCTGACGTGACTTCTGACGTGACTCCTGATGTGACTTCCGATGCGAGCGAGATCGTCGAGACCGACGCGGGGGACGCCCGCGTCACCTGGCATCCGGCCAAGAAGGCGCGGCTCGTCCTCGCCGTCGGCCATGGCGCGGGCGGTGGCATCGAGGCGCGGGATCTCCAGGCCCTCGCCGCCGTACTCCCCGGGCACGGAGTGACCGTCGCGCTGGTCGAGCAGCCCTGGCGGGTCGCCGGGAAGAAGGTGGCGCCCGCGCCCAAGACGCTGGACATCGGCTGGCGGGGGATCTGGCCGGCCGTCGCGAAGCCCGGCCTGCCGGTGGTCTCCGGGGGCCGGAGCGCCGGAGCACGCGTGGCCTGTCGTACGGCGACGGAGCTGGGGGCCGCCGCCGTCCTCGCCCTGAGCTTCCCGCTGCATCCGCCCGGCAGGCCGGAGAAGTCGCGGGCCGACGAACTGCTCGGCGCCGGGGTGCCCACGCTCGTCGTACAGGGCGGGAACGACCCGTTCGGGACACCGGCGGAGTTCCCGGAGGGCGACTTCGAACTGGTCGAGGTGCCGTACGGCGACCATGGGTTCGCGGTGCCCAAGCGGGCGGAGATCACTCAGGACCAGGCCCTGGAGATCATCACGGGGCACGTGGTGGAGTGGACTCGAACACTTGGGTAAAGGGTGGGAATGCCGCGGCCCTTACCACTGTTGTGGCGGACATAGAGAGTCGTAGAAAGGAAGTCCGCCGCATGGGTTCGACCTTCTGCCCGGCCCGTAGCAGCCGCTCAGACCTGGACTGGTCGGTGCTGCACGCGACCAAGGCCACCCCTATTGGGGCGGCGGGCGGACCGGATCGTCGTCTATCCTCCGATTCTGGTGGCATCGGCTTCGGTGCTGCCCGGAATCTTGAGGAGGTGGGTCCGGTTCCCGGTACCGACGCAGGGACCGAACACGGCCAGGCGGAGCAGCCCGAGGGCCAGGGCACGAGCACGGAGTCCACGACGGAGCGCAGTGCGCGCTTCGAGCGGGACGCGCTCGAATTCCTCGACCAGATGTACTCGGCCGCGCTGCGCATGACCCGCAATCCGGCCGACGCCGAGGACCTGGTGCAGGAGACGTACGCGAAGGCGTACGCGTCCTTCCACCAGTTCCGCGAGGGCACCAACCTCAAGGCGTGGCTGTACCGGATTCTCACCAACACGTTCATCAACTCGTACCGCAAGAAGCAGCGTGAACCCCAGCGCTCCGCGGCCGAGGAGATCGAGGACTGGCAGCTCGCGCGTGCCGAGTCGCACATGTCGACCGGTCTGCGCTCCGCCGAGTCGCAGGCGCTCGACCACCTGCCCGACTCGGACGTGAAGGAAGCGCTCCAGGCGATCCCCGAGGAATTCCGCATCGCCGTCTATCTCGCGGACGTCGAGGGCTTTGCCTACAAGGAGATCGCGGACATCATGGGGACACCCATCGGTACGGTGATGTCCCGGCTGCACCGGGGCCGCCGTCAACTGCGCGGCATGCTCGAGGACTACGCGCGTGACCGCGGACTGGTCCCGGCCGGTGCCGGAGAGTCGAACGAAGCGAAAGGCTCGGGCTCATGAGCTGCGGAGAGCCGCACGAAACGGACTGCAGTGAGGTCCTCGACCATCTCTACGAGTTCCTCGACAGAGAGATGCCGGACGCGGACTGCACCAAGTTCGAGGTGCACTTCGAGGAGTGCTCGCCGTGCCTGGAGAAGTACGGCCTCGAGAAGGCCGTGAAGAAGCTCGTGAAGCGGTGCTGCGGGCAGGACGACGTGCCGACGGATCTGCGCTCCAAGGTGATGGGACGCCTGGAGATGATCCGGTCGGGGCAGGTCGTACCCGAGCATGATGTGGCGGCCTCTCCGCAGGAGTCCTGAACGGACTGTCGTCACTCGAACGTGCTAATCCGCGGGTGATACGCCCGCGCCGCTCCCCCGACCGCCCTAGGCTCCTCGGCCTGGACAGGCATGGTCGGGGGAAGGGCGTCAGCCATGGAGGCGACACCGGCACGGGCACGTGCGTACGTCGTCTGTGCCGTGCTGTGCGCCCTGTGGTGTCTGCTTCCGCTGCCGGCCGTCCACACACCCTGGTGGGCGGTCGCGCTGCTGGCAGCGCTCTACGCCGGCTGTGAGCAGGTCGCCCGGCGCCGGTTCGCCGGCACCTTCTACCCGGTGCTGCTCGCCGCGGCCTTCCTCCTCCCACCGCCCGCCGCCGCGCTCGTACCGCTGCCGGGGGCGCTGTTCTCCCGCGTCGAGCAGGGCTCGCCCTGGCTGCGGCGGAGCTGGCGGGCCGCGCAGCTCGCACTGGGCGTGTGGGCGGCGGGACGGGTGCACTGGGCGCTGGGCGGGCGGAACGCCGTCGTCGCGTCCGACTTCCCGTACGCGCTGGTGCCCGCGCTGGCCGCCGTCCTCGCCTTCTGTCTGGTCCTGACCGTCCTCGACGGCGGGATTCTCGCGCTGGCCGAGCGGATGCCCGTACGACGGGCCTGGCGAGGGCTGTTCCTACGGTCCCTGGCGCCGATCGGCGTGCACGGGCTCGCCGGGCTGATGATGGCCGTGCTCTGGCGCAGTCCCTACGGCCCGGTCGCCGCGCTGCTCGTGCTGTTGCCGATGGGGGTGTCCTGGTGGGTGTTCGCCCAGTACCACCGGGAACGCGCCGCCCATCAGGCCACCATCCGCGCGCTCGTCCAGGCCGTCGACATCAAGGACGGGTACACCCGCGGGCACAGTGAGCGGGTCGGGCAGGCGTCGATGATGATCGCGCGCGAGCTGGGCATGGACGACTCGCGGGTCGAGGTGCTCCGCTTCGCCGGGATCCTGCACGACGTCGGGAAGCTGGGCGTGCCCACGCGACTGCTCCGCAAGGACGGGCCGCTCACTCCCGAGGAGCGGCGGGTGATCGAACTGCATCCCGAGTACGGGCACGAGATGGTGCGGGGCATCGGTTTTCTGGGCGAGGCTCGTGCCGCTGTCCTGCATCACCATGAGCGGCTGGACGGGAGCGGGTATCCGTACGGGCTGTTGGGGAGTCAGATCCCGGAGTCCGCGCGGGTAGTTGCTGTCGCCGACGCCTTCGACGCGATGACGTCCACGAGGTCCTACCGGAGGGCTCGGCCGGTGTCTGTCGCGCTGGAGGAGCTGTCGCGCTGTGCCGGTACGCAGTTCGACCCGTTGATGGTTCGGGCGTTGGTGCGGGCGCTGGGGCGGTGTGGATGGCATCCGGCAGTGACCGCTGACGAGGTCCAGTCGTCCGTTGTTTTCCCACCCAGCCCGCCCGTTTCCAGTGGGGTGAAAGGTTGACGAAAAGATCGTTTAGACCCCGGCCCTCTCTCACCCTCACCCTCATCCACACCTCCGCCGCCCTCCTCGCCACCACCTCCCTCACCCTCACCCTCTGGACCGGCCTCGAAGAACGCGGAGTCGCCCTCGCCTTCGGACTCCTCGTCGCCGTAGGCGAGTTGAGCCGCTGGAACGGAACCGGCCCCGGGCTCCGCGAAACCGCCCCCCTCGGCGCCGCCGGCGCCCTCTCCTACGCGCTGCTCGGCACCGACGCCGGCCACCCCACCCACCACGGCGTCTTCCAGGTCGTCACCGTGGTCGTCGCCGCCGCGCTGGTCGGCTGTGTGCCGCACATCGCGCGCGGGCAGAGCGGGACGCCGGACCACATGGCGCGCCGCGTCCTGACCGTCGGCTTCGCCGCCATCTGCTTCCAACCCCTGTACAACCAGGGCGTGTTCAGCCACTGGGGCGGCCCCGCCTACGCCGTTCTCCTGCTCGCGCTGCTCTCCCTCACCGCGCTCTGCGACGCCGTGCTCGCCGCGGCGCTCGCGCGCTCCCGCACGGGCTGGCCGTTCGGGCCGCTGCTGCGGGACGAGCTGCGGGGCATGCTCGGGATCGGGTCGGCGGTGTGCGCGACCGGCGCGGTGATGGCGCTCGCGGTCGCCGTCGTGGGGCTGTGGGCGCTGCCCGTGTTCTCGCTGCCGCTGCTGCTGACCCAGCTCTCCTTCCGGCGGTACGCGGCCGTACGGGACACCTACCGGCAGACCATCGCCTCCCTCGCCCGCTCCACCGAGATCGCCGGGTACACCCCGGCCGGGCACGCCCGCCGGGTCGCCGCGCTGTGTCAGGCGGTCGGGCGGGACCTGGGGCTGTCCGAACCCGACCTCACCGTCCTGGAGTACGCCGCCCTGATGCACGACATCGGTCAGCTCAGCCTCGTCGACCCGGTACCGGCCGGTGCCACCGCAGTGCTCTCGGCGGAGGAGCAGCGGCGGATAGCGCTGCTCGGCGGGGCCGTCGTACGGCAGACCGGGGTGAGTCCTCAGGTGGCGGCCGTCGTGGAGCGGCAGGCCGACCCGTGCCGGGAGCAGCCCGTCTCCGCGCGGATCGTCCGGGCCGTGAACGCGTACGAGGAGAAAACCCGGGAAGGCGGCCCGGGCGGGCCTCTCCGGGCGCTGGAGGAGCTGCGCCTGGGGACCGCCGGGGACTACGCTCCCGAGGTCGTGGAAGCACTGGCCCGGGTACTGTCCCGGGACTGTCTGACCTTGCCTTCGGCTGGGTAACCCATGGGTAATGAGCGGCCTCCCAGCCGTACGTGGTTGGATGCGAAGAAGAGGGTGTCCGGGGGCATGGCCAGCCCACTGAACGGAACTGGCAGGCG from Streptomyces sp. NBC_01478 includes the following:
- a CDS encoding HD-GYP domain-containing protein yields the protein MTKRSFRPRPSLTLTLIHTSAALLATTSLTLTLWTGLEERGVALAFGLLVAVGELSRWNGTGPGLRETAPLGAAGALSYALLGTDAGHPTHHGVFQVVTVVVAAALVGCVPHIARGQSGTPDHMARRVLTVGFAAICFQPLYNQGVFSHWGGPAYAVLLLALLSLTALCDAVLAAALARSRTGWPFGPLLRDELRGMLGIGSAVCATGAVMALAVAVVGLWALPVFSLPLLLTQLSFRRYAAVRDTYRQTIASLARSTEIAGYTPAGHARRVAALCQAVGRDLGLSEPDLTVLEYAALMHDIGQLSLVDPVPAGATAVLSAEEQRRIALLGGAVVRQTGVSPQVAAVVERQADPCREQPVSARIVRAVNAYEEKTREGGPGGPLRALEELRLGTAGDYAPEVVEALARVLSRDCLTLPSAG
- the rsrA gene encoding mycothiol system anti-sigma-R factor; the protein is MSCGEPHETDCSEVLDHLYEFLDREMPDADCTKFEVHFEECSPCLEKYGLEKAVKKLVKRCCGQDDVPTDLRSKVMGRLEMIRSGQVVPEHDVAASPQES
- a CDS encoding HD-GYP domain-containing protein, with protein sequence MEATPARARAYVVCAVLCALWCLLPLPAVHTPWWAVALLAALYAGCEQVARRRFAGTFYPVLLAAAFLLPPPAAALVPLPGALFSRVEQGSPWLRRSWRAAQLALGVWAAGRVHWALGGRNAVVASDFPYALVPALAAVLAFCLVLTVLDGGILALAERMPVRRAWRGLFLRSLAPIGVHGLAGLMMAVLWRSPYGPVAALLVLLPMGVSWWVFAQYHRERAAHQATIRALVQAVDIKDGYTRGHSERVGQASMMIARELGMDDSRVEVLRFAGILHDVGKLGVPTRLLRKDGPLTPEERRVIELHPEYGHEMVRGIGFLGEARAAVLHHHERLDGSGYPYGLLGSQIPESARVVAVADAFDAMTSTRSYRRARPVSVALEELSRCAGTQFDPLMVRALVRALGRCGWHPAVTADEVQSSVVFPPSPPVSSGVKG